The following are encoded together in the Streptomyces flavofungini genome:
- a CDS encoding alpha/beta fold hydrolase: MSAQVHYRSIEVRGQEVFYREAGPADAPALLLLHGFPTSSHMFRDLIPRLAGRYRVIAPDHIGFGRSATPAATDFPYTFAELALVTAEFTEAIGLTRFALYVQDYGAPIGLRLALAHPDRVTAIVTQNGNAYEEGLGKEAWAPVFAYIAAPSEETAGPVREIRSPEGIKWQYTHGVPDPSAVSPDAWDHDAALMARPGQDEIQLALMGDYGSNIDLYPDFQAYFRASRVPVLAVWGGHDEIFVPAGALAFQRDLPEAEIHLLPTGHFALETHAEQIAGLMDDFLSRRVR, translated from the coding sequence ATGAGCGCCCAGGTGCACTACCGGTCCATCGAGGTCCGCGGCCAGGAGGTCTTCTACCGCGAGGCGGGCCCCGCCGACGCCCCCGCCCTGCTGCTCCTGCACGGCTTCCCGACCAGCTCGCACATGTTCCGCGACCTCATCCCGCGCCTCGCCGGGCGCTATCGCGTCATCGCGCCGGACCACATCGGCTTCGGCCGCTCGGCGACGCCCGCCGCCACGGACTTCCCGTACACCTTCGCCGAACTGGCGCTCGTCACCGCCGAGTTCACCGAGGCGATCGGCCTGACCCGGTTCGCGCTGTACGTGCAGGACTACGGCGCCCCGATCGGCCTGCGGCTCGCGCTCGCCCACCCGGACCGGGTCACGGCGATCGTCACACAGAACGGCAACGCCTACGAGGAAGGGCTCGGAAAGGAGGCGTGGGCGCCCGTGTTCGCGTACATCGCGGCGCCGAGCGAGGAGACCGCCGGGCCCGTGCGCGAGATCCGCTCCCCCGAGGGCATCAAGTGGCAGTACACACACGGCGTCCCGGACCCGAGCGCGGTCAGCCCGGACGCCTGGGACCACGACGCGGCCCTGATGGCACGCCCGGGACAGGACGAGATCCAGCTCGCCCTCATGGGCGACTACGGCAGCAACATCGACCTCTACCCGGACTTCCAGGCGTACTTCCGCGCGAGCCGGGTGCCGGTGCTCGCCGTGTGGGGCGGCCACGACGAGATCTTCGTGCCCGCGGGGGCCCTCGCCTTCCAGCGCGACCTGCCCGAGGCGGAGATCCACCTGCTGCCGACGGGCCACTTCGCCCTGGAGACGCACGCCGAGCAGATCGCGGGCCTGATGGACGACTTCCTCAGCCGGCGGGTGCGGTAG
- a CDS encoding CDP-alcohol phosphatidyltransferase family protein has translation MNASSGSSGSPGPGLYALKPWYARKLSGVRRALARRGVSPDTLTAAGVVCAAAAGAILAWLPTWLPTWLPAPLAALLAALPVALLLAARLAFANLDGALARDTGRTTRRGALLNELGDRAADLAVIAGFLPLAPLWLVATAALASTLPSWVSLAGAAAGAPRLNGGPVGKTERCALVVVAAASGWWVPILAVIAAGSALTAGTRCVRLWRELGEAGRLEGVAVPGQQPRALGEPTAPGSPTAPEQQQAPRDPKAPETPGRPGQVEAAGQPVTCPAPGRASAPGRSETPAVRGELRVR, from the coding sequence ATGAACGCTTCCTCCGGCTCCTCGGGATCTCCCGGTCCCGGTCTGTACGCGCTGAAGCCCTGGTACGCGCGCAAGCTGTCCGGCGTGCGCCGCGCGCTGGCCCGCCGCGGGGTGTCCCCGGACACGCTGACCGCGGCGGGCGTGGTGTGCGCGGCGGCCGCGGGGGCGATCCTGGCCTGGCTCCCGACGTGGCTCCCGACGTGGCTCCCGGCCCCGCTCGCCGCCTTGCTCGCGGCCCTGCCGGTGGCGCTCCTGCTCGCGGCCCGCCTGGCGTTCGCGAACCTCGACGGCGCCCTGGCCCGCGACACCGGCCGCACCACGCGGCGCGGCGCCCTGCTCAACGAACTGGGCGACAGGGCGGCCGACTTGGCCGTCATCGCCGGTTTCCTGCCCCTGGCCCCCCTGTGGCTGGTGGCCACGGCGGCCCTGGCCTCGACTCTCCCGTCCTGGGTGTCCCTCGCGGGCGCGGCAGCGGGCGCACCGCGCCTCAACGGCGGCCCCGTCGGCAAGACGGAACGCTGCGCCCTCGTGGTCGTGGCGGCGGCGTCCGGCTGGTGGGTCCCGATCCTCGCGGTGATCGCGGCGGGCTCGGCACTGACGGCGGGGACACGCTGCGTGCGGCTGTGGCGGGAGTTGGGCGAGGCGGGACGGTTGGAGGGGGTCGCGGTGCCGGGGCAGCAGCCCAGGGCGCTGGGAGAGCCGACGGCTCCGGGGTCGCCGACGGCGCCGGAGCAGCAGCAGGCTCCGCGGGATCCGAAGGCGCCGGAAACACCGGGGCGACCGGGACAGGTGGAGGCGGCAGGACAGCCGGTGACGTGTCCGGCGCCGGGACGCGCGAGTGCGCCGGGTCGGTCCGAGACGCCGGCAGTGCGGGGGGAGTTGAGGGTGCGATGA
- a CDS encoding nitroreductase family protein, translating into MPDTEQSKPETGHPEERWTPIHGQPYRSVPYRPARMPEAESLSQAAELRDRMRERRTVRQFSSDPVPTQVVRDAIACAATAPSGAHQQPWTFVLVQDPEIRRRIREAAEHEERISYHGRLGEEWLAALRPLGTDEVKRHLTDAPALIVVFQQRYWLGEDGTKHKHYYVDESVGIAVGMLLSALHLSGLAALVHTPSPMRFLSEVLGRPANEKAFAVVPVGYPAPDCQVPDLVRKSLDQVLVEV; encoded by the coding sequence ATGCCTGATACCGAACAGAGCAAGCCGGAGACCGGACACCCCGAAGAGCGCTGGACCCCCATCCACGGGCAGCCCTACCGCTCCGTCCCCTACCGCCCGGCCCGCATGCCGGAGGCCGAATCCCTCAGCCAGGCAGCGGAGTTGAGGGACCGCATGCGGGAGCGCCGCACGGTGCGGCAGTTCTCGTCGGACCCGGTGCCCACACAGGTGGTGCGGGACGCCATCGCCTGCGCGGCCACCGCGCCGTCGGGCGCGCACCAGCAGCCGTGGACGTTCGTCCTCGTACAGGATCCGGAGATACGCCGCCGGATCCGCGAGGCCGCCGAGCACGAGGAGCGCATCTCCTACCACGGGCGGCTCGGCGAGGAGTGGCTGGCCGCGCTGCGCCCGCTCGGCACGGACGAGGTGAAGCGGCACCTGACGGACGCGCCCGCACTGATCGTCGTCTTCCAGCAGCGTTACTGGCTGGGCGAGGACGGCACCAAGCACAAGCACTACTACGTGGACGAGTCCGTCGGCATCGCCGTCGGCATGCTGCTCTCCGCGCTGCACCTGTCGGGCCTGGCCGCGCTGGTGCACACGCCGAGCCCGATGCGGTTCCTGTCGGAGGTGCTCGGCCGCCCGGCGAACGAGAAGGCGTTCGCGGTGGTCCCCGTCGGCTACCCGGCCCCGGACTGCCAGGTCCCCGACCTGGTACGGAAGTCGCTGGACCAGGTCCTCGTGGAGGTCTGA
- a CDS encoding helix-turn-helix domain-containing protein: MRTARAAYGVAFPRSGAGEGRQRVKGDYQELVDEISTLLGAPATLENRDFELIAFGAHDGGDGLDAPDLDPVRTRSILTRRSTAQVRAWFESFGITRATRPVRIPPTPEAGVHRGRVCLPVRHRGFALGYVWLLDDEPGPTDAQLTAAMEVAARIGALLAEEVQAGADLTREFRAALTAERGWQRDMTVAALHTALGPRADGPHALVCVAPWHSPGSRRHPGNGPATAAAPIADPDDAPALRTVPGAAALCTVPWPTAPGVLGQALAVLVRLRSADALTPALTAAARLAESAGQGAAAGVAEARRGLDDLGAAWGEATAAARAALAEPRFAPLARWSDIGPYRLLTALPPEAARDAAARELLSPAHRELARTAEVFLDRAGQAGRAAAELGIHRQTLYYRLSRVEQLTKLDLDEGEDRLLLHMVLKAARL; encoded by the coding sequence ATGCGTACGGCACGGGCTGCCTACGGGGTGGCCTTCCCACGGAGTGGCGCGGGCGAAGGGCGGCAGCGGGTGAAGGGCGACTACCAGGAACTGGTCGACGAGATCTCGACCCTGCTCGGCGCGCCCGCCACGCTGGAGAACCGCGACTTCGAGCTGATCGCCTTCGGCGCGCACGACGGCGGCGACGGCCTCGACGCCCCCGACCTCGACCCGGTCAGGACCCGCTCGATCCTCACCCGCCGCTCCACCGCCCAGGTCCGCGCCTGGTTCGAGAGCTTCGGCATCACCCGTGCCACCAGGCCGGTCCGGATCCCGCCCACCCCGGAGGCGGGCGTGCACCGCGGCCGCGTCTGTCTTCCGGTACGCCATCGGGGGTTCGCCCTGGGCTACGTCTGGCTGCTCGACGACGAGCCGGGTCCCACGGACGCCCAGCTCACCGCCGCCATGGAGGTGGCCGCGCGGATCGGGGCCCTGCTCGCGGAGGAGGTCCAGGCGGGCGCCGACCTCACCCGGGAGTTCCGGGCGGCCCTGACGGCGGAGCGCGGCTGGCAGCGGGACATGACGGTGGCGGCGCTGCACACGGCGCTCGGGCCGCGCGCGGACGGGCCGCACGCCCTGGTGTGCGTGGCGCCCTGGCACTCCCCCGGCTCCCGACGGCACCCCGGCAACGGACCGGCGACCGCCGCCGCCCCGATCGCCGACCCGGACGACGCGCCCGCGCTGCGGACGGTGCCGGGCGCGGCGGCGCTGTGCACGGTGCCGTGGCCCACCGCGCCCGGCGTCCTCGGCCAGGCGCTGGCGGTCCTGGTGCGCCTGCGCTCGGCGGACGCCCTGACGCCCGCGCTCACGGCGGCCGCGCGCCTGGCCGAGTCGGCGGGGCAGGGCGCTGCGGCCGGGGTGGCGGAGGCCCGGCGGGGGCTCGACGACCTGGGGGCGGCGTGGGGCGAGGCGACGGCGGCGGCGCGGGCGGCGCTCGCCGAGCCGCGGTTCGCGCCGCTCGCGCGCTGGTCGGACATCGGGCCCTACCGGCTGCTGACGGCGCTGCCCCCGGAGGCCGCGCGGGACGCGGCGGCCCGCGAACTGCTCTCCCCCGCCCATCGCGAACTGGCCCGCACGGCCGAGGTGTTCCTCGACCGCGCGGGCCAGGCGGGCCGCGCGGCGGCCGAACTGGGCATCCACCGCCAGACCCTCTACTACCGCCTCTCGCGCGTGGAACAGCTCACGAAGCTCGACCTGGACGAGGGCGAGGACCGGCTCCTGCTGCACATGGTCCTCAAGGCGGCACGCCTGTAG
- a CDS encoding phosphatidate cytidylyltransferase: protein MSLAVLVGEAVGRAAPVVAGVLGAGGVAVAALPARVRMRAELRRRWRTWALAAPLFLGAFWAGPAGAFVLAAGLGAVAVGEYARMAALPRGERAVLWAAAVLLPATAWAAPDTLDVRVFGALLLVAALPALLSGDAAHGFTRAARTVFGLLWIPVALTGLVLLGDTAVAVGVAVAFGDVGAWCGGTALGRGGPLARPLSALSPNKTWAGVLGSAAATAAALAAVGAFTPLLWGAVLTGCVLGDLLESMVKREAGVKDAGAWLPGFGGLLDRVDSLLLALLVTMAVTL from the coding sequence ATGAGTCTCGCGGTTCTTGTCGGTGAGGCGGTCGGGCGGGCCGCGCCGGTCGTGGCAGGGGTGCTCGGGGCCGGGGGCGTGGCCGTGGCGGCGCTGCCCGCGCGGGTGCGGATGCGGGCCGAGCTGCGGCGGCGGTGGCGGACCTGGGCGCTGGCGGCGCCGCTGTTCCTCGGGGCGTTCTGGGCGGGCCCGGCGGGCGCGTTCGTGCTCGCGGCGGGGCTCGGGGCGGTCGCGGTCGGCGAGTACGCCCGCATGGCGGCCCTGCCGCGTGGCGAACGCGCGGTGCTGTGGGCGGCCGCGGTCCTGCTCCCCGCGACGGCCTGGGCCGCGCCGGACACCCTCGACGTACGCGTCTTCGGCGCCCTCCTGCTCGTCGCCGCGCTGCCCGCGCTGCTCTCGGGCGACGCGGCCCACGGCTTCACCCGCGCCGCCCGTACCGTCTTCGGCCTGCTGTGGATCCCCGTGGCCCTGACCGGCCTGGTCCTGCTCGGCGACACGGCGGTGGCGGTGGGCGTGGCGGTGGCGTTCGGCGACGTGGGCGCGTGGTGCGGCGGCACGGCCCTCGGCCGTGGCGGTCCGCTGGCCCGCCCCCTCTCCGCCCTGTCCCCCAACAAGACCTGGGCGGGCGTCCTCGGCTCGGCCGCGGCGACCGCCGCCGCCCTCGCCGCGGTCGGCGCCTTCACACCGCTCCTGTGGGGCGCGGTCCTCACCGGCTGTGTCCTCGGCGACCTCCTGGAGTCCATGGTGAAGCGTGAGGCGGGAGTCAAGGACGCGGGCGCCTGGCTCCCCGGCTTCGGCGGCCTCCTGGACCGAGTGGACTCCCTGCTCCTGGCTCTGCTCGTGACGATGGCGGTGACACTGTGA
- a CDS encoding GNAT family N-acetyltransferase, producing MIRSTTPLSPVGAVLRTAHTADLSAAELRAGRALMDLAFDGDFSDEDWAHGLGGMHVLVHDEEGTLLAHGAVVQRRVLHNGRSLRVGYVENVAVRPDRQRQGLGGQVMGALERIVDGGYDLGVLSPSDEGEKLYRAHGWVTWPGRVGTLSPEGPLSMPDEDPPMLWGADLDPAHELLIDWRDGDVF from the coding sequence GTGATCCGTTCGACCACCCCCCTTTCCCCTGTCGGCGCGGTGCTGCGCACAGCCCACACCGCCGACCTGTCCGCCGCCGAACTCCGTGCCGGCCGCGCCCTGATGGACCTCGCCTTCGACGGCGACTTCAGCGACGAGGACTGGGCGCACGGTCTCGGTGGCATGCATGTGCTCGTCCATGACGAGGAGGGCACGCTGCTCGCGCACGGCGCTGTCGTGCAGCGGCGCGTGCTGCACAACGGCCGTTCCCTGCGCGTCGGTTACGTCGAGAACGTCGCCGTGCGCCCCGACCGCCAGCGCCAGGGCCTCGGCGGGCAGGTGATGGGCGCCCTGGAGCGGATCGTCGACGGTGGCTACGACCTCGGCGTCCTCTCGCCGTCCGACGAGGGCGAGAAGCTGTACCGCGCGCACGGCTGGGTGACCTGGCCGGGACGCGTCGGCACGCTCAGCCCCGAGGGTCCGCTCTCCATGCCCGACGAGGACCCGCCGATGCTGTGGGGCGCCGACCTCGACCCGGCCCACGAACTGCTCATCGACTGGCGGGACGGGGACGTGTTCTGA
- the pruA gene encoding L-glutamate gamma-semialdehyde dehydrogenase, translating to MDAVTQVPTPVNEPVHGYAPGSPERARLETKLKELSENPIELPMTIGGVKRLGGGEPFQVVQPHNHKAVIGTGRGATKQDAQDAIDAALAAAPAWRAMSFDDRAAIILRAAELLSTTWRETLAASTMLGQSKTAQQAEIDTPCELVDFWRFNVKYARDLLAEQPPANSTGVWNRLDHRPLEGFVYAITPFNFTAIAGNLPTAPALMGNVVVWKPSPTQTHAAVLLMQLLEEAGLPKGVINLVTGDGIAVSEVALNHRDLAGIHFTGSTKTFQYLWKTVGANIEKYRSYPRLVGETGGKDFVVAHPSADRAILKTALTRGSFEFQGQKCSATSRAYIPASIWNDGFKEEFAAEVDGIKMGDVTDLSNFIGAVIDERAFAKNKAAIDRAKADETCTIVAGGTYDDSVGYFVRPTVVECTDPANEVFTTEYFGPFLAVHVYEDDKYEEMLTQMESASDYALTGSVIAGDRAAAAYTMEKLRYAAGNFYINDKSTGAVVGQQPFGGGRASGTNDKAGAPQNLQRWTLTRAIKETLVPPTDYTYPHMG from the coding sequence ATGGACGCTGTGACCCAGGTCCCCACCCCGGTCAACGAGCCGGTCCACGGCTACGCCCCCGGCTCCCCGGAGCGCGCCCGGCTCGAGACCAAGCTCAAGGAGCTGTCCGAGAACCCGATCGAGCTGCCGATGACGATCGGCGGCGTGAAGCGCCTCGGTGGCGGCGAGCCCTTCCAGGTCGTGCAGCCGCACAACCACAAGGCCGTCATCGGCACCGGCCGCGGCGCCACGAAGCAGGACGCCCAGGACGCGATCGACGCGGCCCTGGCCGCCGCTCCGGCGTGGCGTGCGATGTCCTTCGACGACCGCGCCGCGATCATCCTGCGCGCCGCCGAGCTGCTGTCCACGACGTGGCGCGAGACGCTGGCCGCCTCCACCATGCTCGGCCAGTCCAAGACCGCCCAGCAGGCCGAGATCGACACTCCCTGTGAGCTCGTCGACTTCTGGCGCTTCAACGTGAAGTACGCCCGCGACCTGCTCGCCGAGCAGCCCCCGGCGAACTCCACGGGCGTCTGGAACCGCCTGGACCACCGCCCGCTGGAGGGCTTCGTCTACGCGATCACGCCGTTCAACTTCACGGCCATCGCGGGCAACCTGCCCACCGCCCCGGCCCTGATGGGCAACGTGGTCGTGTGGAAGCCGTCCCCGACGCAGACGCACGCCGCCGTGCTGCTCATGCAGCTCCTGGAGGAGGCCGGGCTGCCCAAGGGCGTCATCAACCTGGTGACCGGCGACGGCATCGCCGTCTCCGAGGTGGCCCTGAACCACCGCGACCTCGCGGGCATCCACTTCACGGGCTCGACGAAGACCTTCCAGTACCTGTGGAAGACCGTCGGCGCCAACATCGAGAAGTACCGCTCGTACCCGCGTCTGGTCGGCGAGACCGGCGGCAAGGACTTCGTCGTCGCGCACCCGAGCGCCGACCGCGCGATCCTGAAGACCGCGCTGACCCGCGGCTCCTTCGAGTTCCAGGGCCAGAAGTGCTCCGCGACCTCGCGCGCGTACATCCCGGCCTCGATCTGGAACGACGGCTTCAAGGAGGAGTTCGCGGCCGAGGTCGACGGCATCAAGATGGGTGACGTCACCGACCTGTCGAACTTCATCGGCGCCGTCATCGACGAGCGCGCGTTCGCCAAGAACAAGGCGGCCATCGACCGCGCCAAGGCCGACGAGACCTGCACGATCGTCGCGGGCGGCACCTACGACGACTCCGTCGGCTACTTCGTGCGCCCGACCGTCGTCGAGTGCACCGACCCGGCCAACGAGGTCTTCACGACCGAGTACTTCGGCCCGTTCCTCGCCGTGCACGTCTACGAGGACGACAAGTACGAGGAGATGCTGACCCAGATGGAGTCGGCGTCCGACTACGCGCTCACCGGCTCGGTCATCGCGGGCGACCGCGCCGCCGCCGCGTACACGATGGAGAAGCTCCGCTACGCCGCGGGCAACTTCTACATCAACGACAAGTCGACCGGCGCCGTCGTCGGCCAGCAGCCCTTCGGCGGCGGCCGCGCCTCCGGCACCAACGACAAGGCCGGCGCCCCGCAGAACCTGCAGCGCTGGACCCTGACCCGCGCCATCAAGGAGACGCTGGTCCCGCCCACCGACTACACCTACCCGCACATGGGCTGA
- a CDS encoding proline dehydrogenase family protein, with amino-acid sequence MLGPVILAASRSDQMRRFVSAAPGTKQVVDRFIAGETVDQVVPIVVDAADKGLEVTLDVVGEDITTVEQSYAARDAYLELIDRLKDLGLGAKAEMSVKLSMFGQALPSPTATPDGGPSGPAEQFQGGHELALANVRPVVEAAAAIGTTVTLDAEDHTTLDSMFAIHEELRKDFPQTGCVIQSYLFRTEDDARRLAANGSRVRIVKGAYKEPASVAYQDKAEIDKAYVRILKILMEGSGYPMIGSHDPRLIAITQELARRAGRKLDEYEFQMLYGIRSDEHLRLAAEGHRMRVYTAYGTDWYGYFMRRLAEKPANLLFFARSVLTKG; translated from the coding sequence GTGCTGGGTCCCGTGATCCTTGCCGCGTCGCGCAGTGACCAGATGCGCCGTTTCGTGTCGGCGGCGCCGGGCACCAAGCAGGTCGTCGACCGGTTCATCGCCGGTGAGACGGTCGACCAGGTGGTCCCGATCGTCGTCGACGCCGCCGACAAGGGCCTCGAGGTCACCCTGGACGTGGTGGGCGAGGACATCACCACGGTGGAGCAGTCGTACGCCGCGCGCGACGCCTACCTGGAGCTGATCGACCGGCTCAAGGACCTCGGCCTCGGCGCCAAGGCCGAGATGTCCGTGAAGCTGTCGATGTTCGGCCAGGCCCTCCCGTCTCCCACCGCCACCCCCGACGGGGGGCCCTCCGGGCCCGCGGAACAATTCCAGGGTGGCCACGAGCTCGCCCTCGCGAACGTCCGCCCCGTGGTCGAGGCCGCCGCCGCCATCGGCACCACCGTCACCCTCGACGCCGAGGACCACACCACCCTCGACTCGATGTTCGCCATCCACGAGGAGCTGCGGAAGGACTTCCCGCAGACGGGCTGCGTGATCCAGTCGTACCTGTTCCGCACCGAGGACGACGCCCGCCGCCTGGCCGCGAACGGCAGCCGCGTGCGCATCGTGAAGGGCGCCTACAAGGAGCCCGCCTCCGTCGCGTACCAGGACAAGGCCGAGATCGACAAGGCGTACGTCCGGATCCTGAAGATCCTCATGGAGGGCTCCGGCTACCCCATGATCGGGTCCCACGACCCGCGGCTCATCGCCATCACCCAGGAGCTCGCGCGCCGCGCCGGGCGCAAACTGGACGAGTACGAATTCCAGATGCTCTACGGCATCCGCAGCGACGAGCACCTGCGGCTCGCCGCCGAAGGCCACCGGATGCGCGTGTACACCGCCTACGGCACCGACTGGTACGGCTACTTCATGCGCCGTCTCGCGGAGAAGCCGGCGAACCTGCTGTTCTTCGCCCGGTCGGTCCTCACCAAGGGCTGA
- a CDS encoding GlxA family transcriptional regulator, giving the protein MPRSRRIVIAVFPDVDLLDVTGPAEVFALANRETGGRAGYDVQLAGPTGGAVTTSAGVRLVADLSFAEVGGRGAGRGERGGGGSGEGRGGGGVIDTLLVPGAVDMLPEGPVARIDQDVVAWVKETAPGARRVASVCVGAHVLAAAGLLDGKRVTTHWSTAAQLAAEHPAVTVDPDPIFVRSGRVWTGAGISACMDLALALVAEDLGEEVALTVARQLVMYLKRQGGQSQFSVPLSRPPASRRDIEELRTYIAEHLDADLSAAALAGRMALSERHFARVFRQETGTGPAAYVEAVRVEAARRLLESTDEPLERVAADSGFGSVETLHRAMRKQIDTTPAAYRRRFRTTSTRTSTATSSSTTA; this is encoded by the coding sequence ATGCCCCGTTCCCGACGCATCGTCATCGCGGTCTTCCCGGACGTCGACCTTCTCGACGTGACCGGTCCGGCCGAGGTGTTCGCGCTGGCCAACCGGGAGACCGGCGGCCGCGCGGGCTACGACGTGCAGTTGGCGGGGCCGACCGGCGGCGCTGTCACCACGTCGGCCGGGGTGCGGCTCGTGGCCGACCTCTCGTTCGCCGAGGTCGGCGGGCGTGGAGCGGGGAGAGGGGAGAGAGGGGGCGGTGGGAGCGGCGAGGGCCGTGGGGGTGGTGGTGTCATCGACACGCTGCTCGTTCCCGGCGCCGTCGACATGCTCCCCGAAGGTCCGGTCGCCCGGATCGACCAGGACGTCGTGGCGTGGGTCAAGGAGACCGCGCCCGGTGCCCGGCGGGTCGCGTCGGTGTGCGTCGGCGCGCACGTCCTCGCCGCGGCGGGGCTGCTCGACGGGAAGCGGGTGACCACCCACTGGTCGACCGCCGCCCAACTCGCGGCCGAGCACCCGGCGGTGACGGTCGATCCCGACCCGATCTTCGTGCGGTCGGGGCGGGTGTGGACCGGGGCGGGCATCAGCGCCTGCATGGATCTGGCGCTCGCCCTGGTGGCCGAGGACCTGGGTGAGGAGGTCGCCCTCACGGTGGCCAGGCAACTGGTCATGTACCTCAAGCGCCAGGGCGGGCAGAGCCAGTTCTCCGTACCGCTGAGCCGCCCGCCCGCGTCCCGGCGGGACATCGAGGAGCTGCGGACGTACATCGCGGAGCACCTCGACGCCGACCTGTCGGCGGCGGCGCTCGCGGGGCGGATGGCCCTCAGCGAACGGCACTTCGCGCGGGTCTTCCGCCAAGAGACCGGCACCGGACCCGCCGCCTACGTCGAGGCCGTCCGGGTGGAGGCGGCCCGCCGTCTCCTGGAGAGCACCGACGAGCCGCTGGAACGGGTCGCCGCCGACAGCGGGTTCGGCTCCGTGGAGACCCTGCACCGGGCCATGCGCAAGCAGATCGACACGACCCCCGCGGCCTATCGCCGCCGCTTCCGCACCACCTCCACGCGTACCTCCACCGCCACCAGTTCCTCCACCACCGCCTGA
- a CDS encoding isochorismatase family protein, which produces MTSATKPSATKPSATLRQVIGLEAELPRLGDTTLVLIDYQNTYTTGVMELEGAGAALAAGARLLGAARAAGIRVVHVVNDGGEGTPYDIRAEIGAICDEVAPVDGEPVVVKQFPDSFHETRLQEVLGELGVEAGAELVLAGFMTHMCVTFTAQGAFNLGYRPTVVAEATATRTLADTDGTALPAAVLHTAALATIGDLFGRVAPTVDDLITA; this is translated from the coding sequence ATGACCTCCGCCACGAAGCCCTCCGCCACGAAGCCTTCCGCCACCCTCCGTCAGGTGATCGGCCTGGAGGCCGAGCTGCCCCGGCTCGGTGACACCACCCTCGTCCTGATCGACTACCAGAACACCTACACCACCGGCGTGATGGAGCTGGAGGGCGCGGGCGCGGCGCTCGCCGCCGGTGCCCGGCTCCTCGGCGCCGCCCGCGCGGCCGGAATCCGTGTGGTCCACGTCGTGAACGACGGGGGCGAGGGCACTCCCTACGACATCCGCGCGGAGATCGGCGCCATCTGCGACGAGGTCGCCCCCGTCGACGGGGAGCCCGTCGTGGTCAAGCAGTTCCCCGACTCCTTCCACGAGACCCGGCTCCAGGAAGTCCTCGGTGAGCTGGGCGTCGAGGCGGGCGCGGAGCTGGTGCTCGCCGGGTTCATGACGCACATGTGCGTCACCTTCACCGCCCAGGGGGCCTTCAACCTCGGCTACCGGCCCACCGTCGTCGCCGAGGCCACCGCCACCCGCACTCTCGCCGACACCGACGGCACCGCCCTGCCCGCGGCCGTCCTGCACACCGCCGCGCTGGCCACGATCGGCGACCTCTTCGGCCGGGTCGCGCCCACGGTGGACGACCTGATCACGGCCTGA
- a CDS encoding alkene reductase, producing the protein MTNTSLLAPYSAGHLGLLPNRIVMAPMTRARAAEDGTPLPVVADHYAQRASAGLIVTEGIWPSSRGQSGWRFPGLETAAHIEGWRHVTDAVHAAGGRIYAQLMHGGRNGHPLARIDGDLPLAPSAVTPPGHAHGPDGSKPDYLAPREMSLDDIRTAVQGFVDAARNAIEAGFDGVELHGANSYLIHQFLADNTNLRDDAYGRGSIADRIRFAVEVVRAVADAIGARRLGLRLSPGNPQFGMYEADPGPVYRALLDEIDGLGLAYLHLTDNDTYPALADLRPRWHGVLIGNVGENGDPTTREAGEAVLASGRADLVSYGRAFISNADLPERFAAGAALQDIDEAHLYTHGAEGYTDYPALARASA; encoded by the coding sequence ATGACGAACACCTCGCTTCTCGCCCCGTACTCCGCAGGCCACCTCGGCCTCCTGCCCAACCGCATCGTCATGGCTCCCATGACCCGCGCCCGCGCCGCCGAGGACGGCACGCCGTTGCCCGTCGTCGCCGACCACTACGCCCAGCGCGCGAGCGCGGGCCTCATCGTCACCGAAGGCATCTGGCCCAGCAGCCGGGGCCAGAGCGGCTGGCGCTTCCCCGGGCTCGAAACCGCCGCGCACATCGAGGGCTGGCGGCACGTGACCGACGCCGTGCACGCCGCGGGGGGCCGCATCTACGCGCAGTTGATGCACGGTGGCCGCAACGGCCACCCGCTGGCCCGCATCGACGGCGACCTGCCGCTCGCCCCGTCCGCCGTGACCCCGCCCGGCCATGCGCACGGCCCCGACGGCAGCAAGCCCGACTACCTCGCCCCGCGCGAGATGAGCCTCGACGACATCCGCACGGCGGTCCAGGGCTTCGTGGACGCCGCCCGCAACGCCATCGAGGCCGGATTCGACGGCGTCGAACTGCACGGCGCCAACAGCTACTTGATCCACCAGTTCCTCGCCGACAACACCAACCTGCGCGACGACGCGTACGGCAGGGGCTCGATCGCCGACCGCATCCGGTTCGCCGTGGAGGTCGTGCGCGCCGTCGCCGACGCCATCGGCGCCCGGCGGCTCGGGCTGCGGCTCTCGCCCGGCAACCCGCAGTTCGGCATGTACGAGGCCGACCCCGGCCCCGTCTACCGCGCGCTGCTCGACGAGATCGACGGCCTCGGCCTCGCCTACCTCCACCTCACCGACAACGACACCTATCCCGCTCTCGCCGACCTGCGCCCCCGCTGGCACGGTGTGCTCATCGGGAACGTCGGCGAGAACGGCGACCCGACGACGCGCGAGGCCGGCGAGGCCGTCCTCGCGTCCGGCCGCGCCGACCTCGTCTCGTACGGGCGGGCGTTCATCTCCAACGCCGACCTGCCCGAGCGGTTCGCGGCCGGCGCGGCCCTCCAGGACATCGACGAGGCGCACCTCTATACGCACGGGGCCGAGGGCTACACCGACTACCCGGCGCTGGCCAGGGCGTCGGCGTAG